One part of the Lapillicoccus jejuensis genome encodes these proteins:
- the recO gene encoding DNA repair protein RecO, with protein sequence MPLYRDEAVVLRTHQLAEADRIITLLTRERGQVRAVAKGVRRTRSRFGARLEPFMVVDLQCHEGRNLDTVTQAVTLASYGDAICRDYAAYTAATVMVETAERLTQEHEPAPQQHLLLAGALRSLAGGEHDPVLVLDAYLLRALAVAGWAPSFHDCARCGAPGPHRWFNVAAGGTVCLVCRPGGSSAPADETLRLLSSLLSGDWAVADASEPRTRREGSGLVTAFLQWHLERGVRSLRHLDRETSRPIAPSPAAVLPLEARA encoded by the coding sequence GTGCCGCTCTACCGAGACGAGGCGGTCGTCCTGCGGACCCACCAGCTCGCCGAGGCCGACCGGATCATCACCCTGCTGACCCGCGAGCGCGGGCAGGTCCGGGCGGTGGCCAAGGGCGTGCGCCGGACCCGGTCGCGCTTCGGTGCGCGGCTCGAGCCGTTCATGGTCGTCGACCTGCAGTGCCACGAGGGCAGGAACCTCGACACCGTCACCCAGGCGGTCACCCTCGCGTCGTACGGCGACGCGATCTGCCGCGACTACGCGGCCTACACCGCGGCGACGGTGATGGTCGAGACGGCCGAGCGCCTCACGCAGGAGCACGAGCCCGCGCCGCAGCAGCACCTGCTGCTCGCCGGCGCGCTGCGCTCGCTCGCCGGGGGCGAGCACGACCCGGTCCTCGTCCTCGACGCCTACCTGCTGCGCGCCCTCGCGGTGGCCGGGTGGGCGCCGAGCTTCCACGACTGCGCCCGGTGCGGGGCGCCGGGACCGCACCGCTGGTTCAACGTCGCGGCCGGCGGCACCGTCTGCCTCGTCTGCCGGCCCGGTGGGTCGAGCGCCCCCGCGGACGAGACGCTGCGGCTGCTCTCCTCGCTGCTGTCGGGCGACTGGGCGGTCGCCGACGCCAGCGAGCCGCGCACCCGGCGCGAGGGCAGCGGTCTCGTCACGGCGTTCCTCCAGTGGCACCTCGAGCGCGGGGTCCGCTCGCTGCGCCACCTCGACCGCGAGACCTCCCGACCGATCGCGCCGAGCCCCGCCGCGGTGCTCCCGCTCGAGGCGCGCGCGTGA
- a CDS encoding alpha-ketoglutarate-dependent dioxygenase AlkB encodes MSFALQGSLLDLAEESSFGAVGDGLERTVLTDGAWVDVRRGWLRGADPLLEALLRDVPWHAERRRMYDSVVDVPRLTKFYAADEALPHPLLVEARERLSDHYEPELGERFATAGLCCYRDGRDSVAWHGDRVGRSREEDTMVAILSLGSPRPLLLRPRDGGATALRLPLGHGDLVVMGGSCQRTWDHAIPKTTQAVGPRVSVQLRVLGVR; translated from the coding sequence ATGTCCTTCGCGCTGCAGGGCTCGCTGCTCGACCTCGCCGAGGAGAGCTCGTTCGGCGCCGTCGGCGACGGGCTGGAGCGGACCGTCCTCACCGACGGTGCCTGGGTCGACGTGCGCCGCGGCTGGCTGCGGGGCGCGGACCCGCTGCTCGAGGCGCTGCTGCGCGACGTGCCGTGGCACGCCGAGCGGCGCCGGATGTACGACAGCGTCGTCGACGTGCCTCGGCTGACGAAGTTCTACGCCGCCGACGAGGCGCTGCCCCACCCGCTGCTCGTCGAGGCCCGGGAGCGGCTCTCGGACCACTACGAGCCCGAGCTGGGCGAGCGGTTCGCCACCGCCGGGCTGTGCTGCTACCGCGACGGCCGCGACAGCGTCGCCTGGCACGGCGACCGGGTCGGCCGCTCCCGCGAGGAGGACACCATGGTCGCGATCCTCTCGCTCGGTTCGCCCCGGCCGCTGCTGCTGCGCCCCCGTGACGGCGGCGCGACCGCGCTGCGGCTGCCGCTCGGGCACGGCGACCTCGTCGTCATGGGCGGCTCGTGCCAGCGCACGTGGGACCACGCGATCCCCAAGACCACCCAGGCGGTCGGGCCGCGGGTCTCGGTGCAGCTCCGCGTCCTCGGGGTCCGCTGA
- a CDS encoding response regulator transcription factor, producing MLPAPRLLLVEDDAELVAMLEELLTGEGYVVEVARDGHRGLHLGLTREYDVAVLDRGLPAVEGLDLLARLRRRGRFVPVLVLSALGTASDRVDGLDAGAEDYLVKPFDVEELLARLRSLRRRHEERAERLEVPGGSLSLSAREVRRPDGSRVELSEREHLLATQLARFPTRVFTRDELLATVFEGAEDPGVVDTYVHYLRRKVDRRLVRTVRGVGYSLGDR from the coding sequence ATGCTCCCCGCCCCCCGGCTGCTGCTCGTCGAGGACGACGCCGAGCTGGTCGCGATGCTCGAGGAGCTGCTCACGGGGGAGGGGTACGTCGTCGAGGTCGCCCGCGACGGGCACCGCGGTCTGCACCTCGGCCTCACGCGGGAGTACGACGTCGCCGTCCTCGACCGCGGGTTGCCCGCCGTCGAGGGCCTGGACCTGCTGGCCCGGCTGCGCCGACGCGGCCGGTTCGTCCCGGTGCTCGTGCTGTCGGCCCTCGGGACGGCGAGCGACCGCGTCGACGGCCTCGACGCCGGCGCCGAGGACTACCTCGTCAAGCCGTTCGACGTCGAGGAGCTGCTGGCCCGGCTGCGCTCGCTACGGCGCCGGCACGAGGAGCGGGCCGAGCGGCTCGAGGTCCCCGGTGGGAGCCTGTCGCTGTCGGCGCGCGAGGTGCGCCGCCCCGACGGCAGCCGGGTCGAGCTGTCCGAGCGAGAGCACCTGCTCGCCACCCAGCTGGCGCGGTTCCCCACGCGGGTGTTCACCCGCGACGAGCTGCTGGCCACCGTCTTCGAGGGGGCGGAGGACCCGGGGGTCGTCGACACCTACGTGCACTACCTGCGCCGCAAGGTCGACCGCCGGCTCGTGCGGACGGTGCGCGGCGTCGGCTACAGCCTCGGCGACCGCTGA
- a CDS encoding sensor histidine kinase, producing the protein MSQAAQRPEPAGGRRAELDAVRRVVRRLAVLSGAVVLAAVVAAAAAVALVFQRADGAATADQLRQTAARSADPSEVPMGTYVVVRDADGRLRSTPDLPAGLPDTAALASVAAGGPPREADVDLDEEGSGRSRSYVVRTERQGDLVVQAVVDRTQAEEVGERLLTSLAVAVAIGAVLAALGAALVARRAAAPLVSTIELQRRFVADASHELRTPLTLISTRAQLLARRLRRQEVDLATTRDVDGLVRDVGVLSGILDDLLLAARPAGERAGERVDLAPVVEGVVDAARPHAATLGVHLVLRGADPGACVVDGVPSALRRAVLALVDGAVDHATSRVDVVLEGSGRHAVVRVVDDGPGLPPEPAERQRLFARFHQARPSRPGGPGGTGTADGARPHHGIGLALVAEVVDAHGGEVHAGERPDGGAGASFELRLPLAR; encoded by the coding sequence GTGAGCCAGGCCGCGCAGCGCCCGGAGCCCGCGGGCGGGCGGCGGGCCGAGCTGGACGCCGTACGCCGTGTCGTGCGCCGCCTCGCGGTGCTGTCCGGGGCCGTCGTCCTGGCCGCCGTCGTCGCGGCGGCGGCCGCGGTCGCGCTGGTCTTCCAGCGGGCCGACGGGGCGGCGACCGCGGACCAGCTGCGGCAGACCGCGGCCCGCTCGGCCGACCCCTCCGAGGTGCCGATGGGCACGTACGTCGTCGTGCGCGACGCCGACGGCCGGCTGCGCTCGACCCCCGACCTGCCCGCGGGTCTGCCCGACACGGCCGCGCTCGCGTCGGTCGCCGCGGGCGGGCCGCCGCGCGAGGCGGACGTCGACCTCGACGAGGAGGGCTCGGGCCGCTCGCGCTCGTACGTCGTGCGCACCGAGCGCCAGGGCGACCTCGTCGTCCAGGCCGTCGTCGACCGCACGCAGGCGGAGGAGGTGGGCGAGCGGCTGCTCACCTCGCTGGCCGTCGCGGTGGCGATCGGCGCCGTGCTCGCGGCGCTGGGGGCCGCGCTCGTCGCCCGCCGGGCGGCCGCGCCGCTGGTCTCGACGATCGAGCTGCAGCGCCGGTTCGTCGCCGACGCCAGCCACGAGCTGCGCACCCCGCTCACCCTCATCAGCACCCGCGCCCAGCTGCTGGCGCGGCGGCTGCGCCGGCAGGAGGTCGACCTCGCGACGACCCGCGACGTCGACGGCCTGGTCCGCGACGTCGGGGTGCTGTCCGGGATCCTCGACGACCTGCTGCTGGCCGCCCGGCCCGCCGGTGAGCGGGCCGGCGAGCGCGTCGACCTCGCCCCCGTCGTCGAGGGGGTGGTCGACGCCGCCCGGCCGCACGCGGCGACGCTGGGGGTGCACCTCGTCCTGCGCGGGGCCGACCCGGGCGCCTGCGTCGTCGACGGGGTGCCGAGCGCCCTGCGCCGCGCCGTCCTGGCGCTCGTCGACGGCGCCGTCGACCACGCGACCTCCCGCGTCGACGTCGTCCTCGAGGGCAGCGGGCGGCACGCCGTCGTCCGGGTCGTCGACGACGGGCCGGGCCTGCCGCCCGAGCCCGCCGAGCGGCAGCGGCTCTTCGCCCGCTTCCACCAGGCCCGGCCGTCGCGGCCGGGCGGCCCGGGCGGCACCGGCACGGCGGACGGCGCGCGCCCGCACCACGGCATCGGTCTGGCGCTCGTCGCCGAGGTCGTCGACGCGCACGGCGGAGAGGTGCACGCGGGGGAGCGCCCCGACGGTGGGGCGGGCGCGTCCTTCGAGCTGCGGCTGCCGCTCGCGCGCTGA
- a CDS encoding DUF2231 domain-containing protein yields MLDVAFGLPLHPLIVHATVVVVPLATLAVLLAGLWPRFRDWAGWLPLVLAAAAVVLTPLSTQSGESLQRRVPSTELVREHVALGDSLTPWVLLLGVAAVATTVVWRRERVLAHGAATDPLGRLGDHVSGWTGTGALPRWLVVVTAVLAVVAGVGTAQQVVRIGHSGAQAAWSQAAATTPTRHGGGDGDGR; encoded by the coding sequence GTGCTCGACGTCGCCTTCGGCCTGCCCCTGCACCCGCTGATCGTCCACGCCACCGTGGTCGTCGTCCCGCTGGCCACCCTCGCGGTGCTGCTGGCGGGGCTCTGGCCGCGCTTCCGCGACTGGGCCGGGTGGCTGCCGCTGGTGCTCGCCGCGGCCGCCGTCGTCCTCACCCCGCTGTCGACGCAGTCCGGTGAGTCGCTGCAGCGCCGGGTGCCCTCGACCGAGCTCGTGCGCGAGCACGTGGCCCTCGGCGACTCGCTCACCCCCTGGGTGCTGCTGCTCGGCGTCGCGGCCGTCGCGACGACGGTCGTGTGGCGGCGCGAGCGGGTGCTGGCCCACGGCGCCGCGACCGACCCGCTGGGCCGGCTCGGCGACCACGTCTCGGGCTGGACCGGCACGGGTGCGTTGCCGCGCTGGCTGGTCGTCGTCACCGCGGTCCTCGCCGTCGTCGCCGGCGTCGGCACGGCCCAGCAGGTGGTGCGGATCGGGCACTCCGGTGCGCAGGCCGCCTGGTCGCAGGCCGCCGCGACCACGCCCACCCGCCACGGCGGCGGGGACGGCGACGGCCGCTGA
- a CDS encoding DUF2200 domain-containing protein, producing the protein MTHRLFTTSVAAVYPAYVAKAERKGRTRAEVDEVVRWLTGFDQGTLERHLDEGTTFEGFFAAAHLNPSADLVTGSVCGVRVQEVEDPLMRRIRILDKLVDELAKGRPMATVLREPAPSQESSKTQP; encoded by the coding sequence ATGACCCATCGCCTGTTCACGACGAGCGTCGCGGCGGTGTACCCCGCCTACGTCGCCAAGGCCGAGCGCAAGGGGCGCACCCGCGCCGAGGTCGACGAGGTCGTCCGGTGGCTCACCGGGTTCGACCAGGGGACGCTCGAGCGGCACCTGGACGAGGGGACGACGTTCGAGGGGTTCTTCGCCGCCGCGCACCTCAACCCGTCCGCCGACCTCGTCACCGGGTCGGTGTGCGGGGTCCGGGTGCAAGAGGTGGAGGACCCGCTCATGCGCCGGATCCGCATCCTCGACAAGCTCGTCGACGAGCTGGCGAAGGGCCGGCCGATGGCCACGGTCCTGCGCGAGCCGGCCCCGTCCCAAGAATCCTCCAAGACTCAGCCGTGA
- a CDS encoding lactonase family protein produces MSVGPTGHRTACSRYVVGGYTDGPGQGVGVLHLEGGRPVRAAVVAEAQNPSWVLVGPSADVVYAALEREDGAVAAWRVAPDGDGPWPALGEERASGGSSPCHLALTADGRHLLVANYGDGSVAVLPVAEDGSLGERTDLVRHEGPTGPNAERQDGPHAHQCVVTPTGHVLVCDLGLDAVVGYELSPDGRLTEVARSRLSPGSGPRHLALSPDGATAWVACELTSTVVTCDVDGARLTPRSSVSTRAPHLRLDNLAASILVTDDGSRVLVSNRGDDTIAVFDVETGLLRRDTILDCSGHWPRAITWGPDGELLVAAERSDIVVRIDPEDGRPSVVRWPSPTCLAPLA; encoded by the coding sequence GTGAGCGTCGGACCCACGGGGCACCGTACGGCGTGCTCCCGCTACGTCGTCGGCGGCTACACCGACGGGCCCGGGCAGGGCGTCGGCGTCCTGCACCTCGAGGGCGGGCGGCCCGTGCGGGCCGCCGTCGTCGCCGAGGCGCAGAACCCGTCGTGGGTGCTCGTCGGCCCGTCCGCCGACGTCGTGTACGCCGCCCTCGAGCGCGAGGACGGGGCGGTCGCCGCCTGGCGGGTCGCCCCCGACGGCGACGGGCCGTGGCCCGCGCTCGGCGAGGAGCGGGCCAGCGGCGGGTCGTCGCCGTGCCACCTCGCCCTCACCGCCGACGGACGGCACCTGCTCGTGGCCAACTACGGCGACGGGTCGGTCGCGGTGCTCCCGGTCGCCGAGGACGGCAGCCTGGGGGAGCGCACCGACCTCGTGCGGCACGAGGGCCCGACCGGCCCCAACGCCGAGCGACAGGACGGGCCGCACGCGCACCAGTGCGTCGTCACCCCGACCGGCCACGTCCTCGTCTGCGACCTCGGTCTCGACGCCGTCGTCGGCTACGAGCTGTCGCCCGACGGTCGCCTCACCGAGGTCGCGCGGTCGCGGCTGTCGCCGGGGAGCGGGCCGCGGCACCTGGCCCTCAGCCCGGACGGGGCGACCGCGTGGGTGGCCTGCGAGCTGACCTCGACCGTCGTCACCTGCGACGTCGACGGGGCCCGGCTGACCCCGCGCTCGTCGGTGTCCACCCGGGCGCCGCACCTGCGGCTGGACAACCTCGCCGCCTCGATCCTCGTCACCGACGACGGGTCGCGCGTCCTGGTCTCCAACCGCGGCGACGACACCATCGCCGTCTTCGACGTCGAGACCGGGCTGCTGCGCCGCGACACGATCCTCGACTGCTCGGGGCACTGGCCGCGGGCGATCACGTGGGGCCCGGACGGCGAGCTGCTCGTCGCCGCCGAGCGCTCGGACATCGTCGTGCGGATCGACCCCGAGGACGGGCGGCCGAGCGTCGTGCGGTGGCCCTCGCCGACCTGCCTGGCCCCGCTGGCGTGA
- the leuA gene encoding 2-isopropylmalate synthase, whose product MIHPQQPSPMPVGKYVPFQDQIRVDLPDRTWPTKVVTRAPRWCAVDLRDGNQALIDPMNAERKLRMFQLLVRLGYKEIEVGFPSASQTDFDFCRELVDGGHIPDDVTIQVLTQCRDHLIERTFDAIRGAKQAIVHFYNSTSVLQRRVVFGLDQDGIIDIAVQGARLVKKLEETIPDTDVYYEYSPESYTGTELDFAARICNAVIEVIDPTPDHRMIVNLPATVEMATPNVYADSIEWMHRHLDRRDSIVLSLHPHNDRGTGVAAAELGYLAGADRIEGCLFGNGERTGNVDLVTLGMNLFSQGIDPQVDFSDMATIRSTVEYCNQLPVHERHPWGGDLVYTAFSGSHQDAIKKGFEDMERQSAATGKQIDQLVWGVPYLPIDPHDIGRSYEAVVRVNSQSGKGGVAYVLKSEHQLDLPRRLQIEFSAVVQRGTDEHGGEVAPAALWRTFEDEYLPSGTAPWGRFALGAVHSDSAAEGATTLSVELTDGGAPVTVEGSGNGPIAAFCAAMGSVGVDVRVLDYAEHALSAGGDARAAAYVECAVGDRVLWGVGLDSSIVLASLKAIVSAVNRALRDEHEGHDGGAE is encoded by the coding sequence ATGATCCACCCCCAGCAGCCCAGCCCGATGCCGGTCGGCAAGTACGTCCCGTTCCAGGACCAGATCCGCGTCGACCTGCCGGACCGCACCTGGCCGACCAAGGTCGTCACCCGGGCCCCGCGCTGGTGCGCGGTCGACCTGCGCGACGGCAACCAGGCCCTCATCGACCCGATGAACGCCGAGCGCAAGCTGCGGATGTTCCAGCTCCTGGTCCGCCTGGGCTACAAGGAGATCGAGGTCGGCTTCCCGTCGGCGAGCCAGACCGACTTCGACTTCTGCCGCGAGCTCGTCGACGGTGGGCACATCCCCGACGACGTGACGATCCAGGTGCTGACCCAGTGCCGCGACCACCTCATCGAGCGGACCTTCGACGCGATCCGGGGCGCCAAGCAGGCGATCGTGCACTTCTACAACAGCACGTCGGTGCTCCAGCGGCGGGTCGTCTTCGGCCTCGACCAGGACGGCATCATCGACATCGCCGTCCAGGGCGCGCGGCTCGTGAAGAAGCTCGAGGAGACCATCCCCGACACCGACGTCTACTACGAGTACTCGCCGGAGTCCTACACCGGGACCGAGCTCGACTTCGCCGCGCGCATCTGCAACGCGGTCATCGAGGTCATCGACCCGACGCCGGACCACAGGATGATCGTCAACCTCCCCGCGACGGTGGAGATGGCGACGCCCAACGTCTACGCCGACTCGATCGAGTGGATGCACCGCCACCTCGACCGGCGCGACTCGATCGTGCTGTCCCTGCACCCGCACAACGACCGCGGCACCGGCGTCGCCGCCGCCGAGCTCGGCTACCTCGCCGGCGCCGACCGCATCGAGGGCTGCCTCTTCGGCAACGGCGAGCGGACGGGCAACGTCGACCTCGTCACCCTCGGGATGAACCTCTTCTCCCAGGGCATCGACCCGCAGGTCGACTTCTCCGACATGGCGACGATCCGCAGCACCGTGGAGTACTGCAACCAGCTGCCCGTGCACGAGCGCCACCCGTGGGGCGGCGACCTGGTCTACACCGCGTTCTCCGGCTCGCACCAGGACGCCATCAAGAAGGGCTTCGAGGACATGGAGCGGCAGTCGGCCGCGACGGGCAAGCAGATCGACCAGCTCGTGTGGGGCGTGCCCTACCTGCCGATCGACCCGCACGACATCGGGCGCTCCTACGAGGCCGTGGTCCGCGTCAACAGCCAGTCCGGCAAGGGCGGCGTGGCCTACGTGCTCAAGTCGGAGCACCAGCTGGACCTGCCGCGCCGGCTGCAGATCGAGTTCTCCGCCGTCGTCCAGCGCGGCACCGACGAGCACGGTGGCGAGGTCGCCCCGGCCGCGCTGTGGCGCACCTTCGAGGACGAGTACCTCCCCTCCGGGACGGCGCCCTGGGGCCGGTTCGCGCTCGGCGCGGTGCACTCCGACTCGGCCGCGGAGGGCGCGACGACGCTGTCGGTCGAGCTGACCGACGGCGGCGCCCCGGTGACCGTCGAGGGCTCGGGCAACGGCCCGATCGCGGCCTTCTGCGCCGCGATGGGGTCGGTCGGGGTCGACGTCCGGGTCCTCGACTACGCCGAGCACGCCCTGTCCGCCGGTGGCGACGCCCGCGCGGCGGCGTACGTCGAGTGCGCCGTCGGCGACCGCGTCCTGTGGGGCGTCGGGCTCGACTCCTCGATCGTCCTGGCCTCGCTCAAGGCGATCGTCTCGGCGGTCAACCGCGCCCTGCGTGACGAGCACGAGGGCCACGACGGGGGAGCGGAGTGA
- a CDS encoding serine hydrolase domain-containing protein yields the protein MSLPRVPSARVGVPAAAVLEVLDGWQERGLELHSLMVLRRGAVAVEGWWSPYDAATPHLLYSLSKTFTSCAVGLAVAEGLCRLDERVVDLLPAHVPPEGVDPRVAALTLHDVLSMSTGHREDTLDTAWGTDPDDLARGFLRIPPDEPVGTLHTYHNTCTYLAGLVVQERCGTGLLEYLTPRLLEPLGIGPGHWHGDGQGHELGFTGLHQRTEDVARLGLLLLQDGVWEGRRVLPEGWVALMTREHVANDTDPTRGPDWRQGYGYQVWRSRHGYRGDGAYGQFCLVVPEADLVVATTAATEDMQGVLDVLWERLLPALDRVDEDAEAAAQERLADRLAALALPVVGPVLPPGGTSYEASYVAPDAGPLAPFAEGTRLTASADGARLRLLLELPAEQGAGAAALSLLCPGDTWGDGPAGLLVRGGRTDAETVEVDLVLAETPHRIRLVGKGTGELAGAWNVTPLAGARLLAHVAAQVAAHDPAHVHDADGLRGPR from the coding sequence GTGAGCCTGCCGCGCGTCCCCTCCGCCCGGGTCGGCGTCCCCGCCGCCGCCGTCCTCGAGGTCCTCGACGGGTGGCAGGAGCGCGGGCTCGAGCTGCACTCGCTCATGGTGCTGCGTCGCGGCGCGGTCGCCGTCGAGGGCTGGTGGAGCCCGTACGACGCCGCCACCCCCCACCTGCTCTACTCGCTCTCGAAGACCTTCACGTCCTGCGCGGTCGGCCTCGCCGTCGCCGAGGGGCTGTGCCGGCTCGACGAGCGGGTCGTCGACCTGCTCCCCGCGCACGTGCCGCCCGAGGGCGTCGACCCGCGGGTGGCCGCGCTCACCCTGCACGACGTGCTGTCGATGTCGACCGGCCACCGCGAGGACACCCTCGACACCGCGTGGGGCACCGACCCCGACGACCTCGCCCGCGGCTTCCTGCGGATCCCGCCGGACGAGCCGGTCGGGACGCTCCACACCTACCACAACACGTGCACCTACCTCGCCGGGCTGGTCGTCCAGGAGCGCTGCGGCACAGGGCTGCTCGAGTACCTCACGCCCCGGCTGCTCGAGCCGCTCGGCATCGGTCCCGGCCACTGGCACGGGGACGGGCAGGGCCACGAGCTGGGGTTCACCGGTCTGCACCAGCGCACCGAGGACGTCGCCCGGCTCGGGCTGCTGCTGCTCCAGGACGGGGTGTGGGAGGGCCGCCGGGTGCTGCCCGAGGGCTGGGTCGCGCTCATGACGCGGGAGCACGTCGCGAACGACACCGACCCGACGCGCGGGCCGGACTGGCGCCAGGGCTACGGCTACCAGGTCTGGCGCTCGCGGCACGGCTACCGCGGCGACGGCGCCTACGGGCAGTTCTGCCTCGTCGTCCCGGAGGCCGACCTCGTCGTCGCGACGACCGCGGCGACGGAGGACATGCAGGGCGTCCTCGACGTCCTGTGGGAGCGGCTGCTGCCCGCGCTCGACCGGGTCGACGAGGACGCGGAGGCCGCCGCGCAGGAGCGGCTCGCCGACCGCCTCGCCGCGCTCGCCCTCCCCGTCGTCGGTCCGGTGCTCCCGCCCGGGGGGACGTCGTACGAGGCCTCGTACGTCGCCCCGGACGCCGGGCCGCTGGCGCCCTTCGCCGAGGGCACGCGGCTGACGGCGTCGGCGGACGGCGCCCGGCTGAGGCTGCTGCTGGAGCTGCCCGCCGAGCAGGGCGCCGGAGCCGCGGCCCTGAGCCTGCTCTGCCCGGGGGACACCTGGGGCGACGGGCCGGCCGGGCTGCTCGTCCGGGGCGGACGCACCGACGCGGAGACGGTGGAGGTCGACCTCGTCCTGGCCGAGACCCCGCACCGGATCCGGTTGGTGGGCAAGGGGACCGGTGAGCTGGCGGGAGCGTGGAACGTCACTCCGCTCGCCGGCGCGCGGCTGCTCGCGCACGTCGCCGCGCAGGTCGCCGCGCACGACCCTGCGCACGTCCACGACGCGGACGGGCTCCGGGGCCCGCGGTGA
- a CDS encoding DUF1707 SHOCT-like domain-containing protein, whose protein sequence is MSGHGTGGDGGMLRVGHRERQATVVTLRDAAAQGRLDPGELAERTQAALAARTYADLARLVADLPPVPGPDGRMAYRPSTVGTSPQDRLVFAAGVSSHHQRGVWDVPPYLRVSAGLASVKVDFLLARCPYDVVDVQVQGGAGSVTLVVPPGWAADVSRVGKGWGSVSSDVPAVPAAGFPLLLVHGQNALGSVKVRGGGRMERRWAEKALRRSPAVPPPPSSTPPAPPAPPAPPAPAPGPQDASPQEWDRR, encoded by the coding sequence GTGAGCGGGCACGGGACGGGCGGCGACGGGGGGATGCTGCGCGTCGGTCACCGCGAGCGGCAGGCGACGGTGGTGACGCTGCGCGACGCGGCGGCCCAGGGCCGGCTGGACCCGGGCGAGCTCGCCGAGCGCACCCAGGCCGCGCTGGCCGCCCGCACGTACGCCGACCTGGCCCGGCTGGTCGCGGACCTGCCCCCGGTCCCCGGTCCGGACGGGCGGATGGCCTACCGCCCGTCGACCGTCGGGACCTCCCCGCAGGACCGGCTGGTCTTCGCGGCGGGCGTGAGCAGCCACCACCAGCGCGGGGTGTGGGACGTGCCGCCGTACCTGCGGGTGAGCGCCGGCCTCGCATCGGTCAAGGTCGACTTCCTCCTCGCCCGCTGCCCGTACGACGTCGTCGACGTCCAGGTCCAGGGCGGCGCCGGCTCGGTGACCCTCGTCGTGCCGCCCGGGTGGGCCGCCGACGTCAGCCGGGTCGGCAAGGGCTGGGGCAGCGTCTCGTCCGACGTGCCGGCCGTGCCCGCCGCCGGGTTCCCGCTGCTGCTCGTGCACGGGCAGAACGCGCTCGGCTCGGTGAAGGTCCGCGGCGGCGGGCGGATGGAGCGACGGTGGGCCGAGAAGGCGCTGCGCCGCTCCCCGGCGGTCCCGCCACCCCCCTCCTCGACGCCGCCCGCGCCACCCGCACCGCCGGCACCGCCGGCACCCGCACCCGGCCCGCAGGACGCGAGCCCGCAGGAGTGGGACCGCCGCTGA
- a CDS encoding M4 family metallopeptidase has protein sequence MRCHILPPYLLARLTEVEEDEVVQTAQRTLEHDQGFRLRRETFTERGRGDHRPLLPGAPPQAGEALRRPPTPTAPAPAPTTVAVRREIHDAQGTTTLPGELVRAEGAPATDDVSATEAYDGLGDTWTLYHSAFGRDSLDGKGLLLVATVHYDQRYDNAFWDGEQMVFGDGDGTYFTRFTAAKDVIGHELTHGVTQFTAGLTYVAQSGALNESVSDCFGSMVKQQALGQDVTQADWLIGQGLFTDRVQGVALRSMKAPGTAYDDPHLGKDPQPADMDGYDDLPHDQAHDNGGVHTNSGIPNRAFYLACTGIGGNSWEGAGPVWYDVLTGGRLAKDAQFADFARLTVEAAGARFGAGSREESAVQEAWTTVKVLT, from the coding sequence ATGCGATGCCACATCCTGCCGCCGTACCTGCTCGCCCGCCTGACCGAGGTCGAGGAGGACGAGGTCGTGCAGACGGCCCAGCGCACCCTCGAGCACGACCAGGGGTTCCGGCTGCGTCGCGAGACCTTCACCGAGCGCGGCCGCGGCGACCACCGCCCGCTGCTGCCCGGGGCGCCGCCGCAGGCCGGTGAGGCGCTGCGCCGCCCACCGACGCCCACCGCCCCCGCGCCCGCCCCCACGACGGTCGCGGTCCGCCGCGAGATCCACGACGCGCAGGGCACGACGACCCTGCCGGGCGAGCTGGTCCGCGCCGAGGGCGCGCCGGCCACCGACGACGTCTCGGCCACCGAGGCGTACGACGGCCTCGGCGACACCTGGACGCTCTACCACTCGGCCTTCGGCCGGGACTCGCTCGACGGCAAGGGGCTGCTGCTCGTCGCGACCGTGCACTACGACCAGCGCTACGACAACGCGTTCTGGGACGGCGAGCAGATGGTGTTCGGCGACGGCGACGGGACGTACTTCACCCGGTTCACCGCCGCCAAGGACGTCATCGGCCACGAGCTGACCCACGGCGTCACCCAGTTCACCGCCGGCCTGACCTACGTCGCGCAGTCGGGCGCGCTCAACGAGTCGGTCTCGGACTGCTTCGGCTCGATGGTCAAGCAGCAGGCGCTCGGCCAGGACGTCACGCAGGCCGACTGGCTCATCGGCCAGGGCCTGTTCACCGACCGGGTGCAGGGCGTCGCGCTGCGCTCGATGAAGGCCCCCGGCACGGCGTACGACGACCCGCACCTCGGCAAGGACCCGCAGCCCGCCGACATGGACGGGTACGACGACCTCCCCCACGACCAGGCCCACGACAACGGTGGGGTGCACACGAACTCCGGCATCCCCAACCGCGCCTTCTACCTCGCCTGCACCGGGATCGGCGGCAACAGCTGGGAGGGCGCCGGACCGGTCTGGTACGACGTGCTCACCGGCGGGAGGCTGGCCAAGGACGCCCAGTTCGCCGACTTCGCCCGGCTGACCGTCGAGGCGGCCGGCGCGCGCTTCGGCGCGGGCAGCCGGGAGGAGTCGGCCGTGCAGGAGGCGTGGACGACGGTCAAGGTCCTCACCTGA